In a genomic window of Glycine max cultivar Williams 82 chromosome 13, Glycine_max_v4.0, whole genome shotgun sequence:
- the LOC100305714 gene encoding mini zinc finger protein 2: MRKRQVVVRREEPQRSARTVKYGECQKNHAANVGGYAVDGCREFMASGATGEGTSAALTCAACGCHRNFHKRQETEVVSECSSPTSNGT; the protein is encoded by the coding sequence ATGAGGAAGCGCCAAGTAGTTGTGAGAAGAGAGGAGCCTCAAAGGAGCGCTAGGACGGTGAAATACGGCGAGTGCCAGAAGAATCACGCCGCGAATGTGGGAGGGTATGCTGTTGATGGCTGCAGGGAGTTCATGGCGAGTGGCGCCACCGGAGAAGGAACAAGTGCTGCTCTCACTTGTGCCGCCTGTGGTTGCCACAGGAACTTCCACAAGAGACAGGAAACCGAAGTGGTGAGTGAGTGCTCCTCGCCTACCTCCAATGGAACTTAA